A window of the Oncorhynchus keta strain PuntledgeMale-10-30-2019 chromosome 21, Oket_V2, whole genome shotgun sequence genome harbors these coding sequences:
- the LOC118376115 gene encoding zinc finger and SCAN domain-containing protein 31-like: MSKLHLLHVFLTERLTAAAVEIFVVVEKTVSEYQEEISRSKEEIDRLRMLLDVVTQPKIHLHKADPQHLILPVPEEGEQQHCEQEWWCTSLGQEDPEPKQIKEEQEEFGTGQEEEQLQGLESDIKEFINNPSFVKSDCDQDPPQPSHLYQTPTVENRERDRMRTHTGEKPYQCSECGKCFSQKIYLEEHMVTHKREKPHQCEDCGKLFSLKHNLTVHMRIHTGEKPYQCKECGKCFGYTKSLAKHMRSHTGERPYQCCYCGKCFTQKFSLKEHISIHTGEKPYKCPMCVKCFRAARFLKQHQQIHREQPYC; the protein is encoded by the exons ATGTCCAAACTACATCTGCTGCATGTGTTTCTTACCGAGCGATTAACAGCGGCGGCTGTTGAGATATTTGTGGTCGTGGAAAAAACGGTATCAGAGTACCAGGAAGAAATCTCCCGTTCAAAGGAGGAGATCGATCGTCTACGGATGCTGCTGGATGTCGTTACTCAACCAAAGATACATTTGCATAAAGCAG ATCCCCAGCATCTAATACTCCCTGTCCCtgaagagggagagcagcagcacTGTGAGCAGGAGTGGTGGTGCACCAGTCTGGGGCAGGAGGACCCAGAGCCCAAACAGAttaaagaggaacaggaggagtttGGGACAggtcaggaggaagagcagcttcaGGGTCTGGAGTCTGATATCAAAGAGTTCATAAACAATCCTTCCTTTGTGAAAAGTGACTGTGATCAGGACCCACCTCAGCCCTCACATCTTTACCAAACCCCAACggtggagaacagagagagggatcgtATGAggacacacactggagagaaaccataTCAGTGTAGTGAATGTGGCAAATGCTTCAGCCAGAAGATATACCTGGAAGAACATATGGTGACTCACAAAAGAGAGAAACCACATCAATGTGAAGACTGTGGTAAATTGTTTAGCCTCAAGCATAACTTAACAGTCCATATGAGGATACACACGGGAGAGAAACCATATCAATGCAAAGAATGTGGCAAATGCTTTGGTTACACCAAATCCCTGGCAAAGCATATGAGGAGTCATACAGGAGAGAGACCATATCAGTGTTGTTATTGTGGCAAATGCTTCACTCAGAAGTTTAGCCTGAAAGAACATATTAGTATTCACACAGGTGAGAAACCATATAAGTGTCCCATGTGTGTAAAATGCTTCAGGGCAGCACGGTTTCTTAAACAGCACCAACAGATTCACAGAGAACAACCATATTGCTGA